A stretch of DNA from Nitrosophilus labii:
GCATTATATTGCTCCTTTGTTTGATATATGCTTCATTTTTTTTATTTTTTGTAGACTTTTCAAATAGTCTTGAGTATGGTTTTTTCTTGTTATAGATCCTTAAACCTTTCTTTGTATCTCTCCGCTATTTTATTAGCATCAAATTTGAAACCAAGTTTATCATACAGACGGTTTACATTGCTTAATGACAGTAGCATTGAAGCATCATTTTCATTAAATCTAAACCTATGTGGATATCCTCTTTCATCCTCTTCTTTTAAAGCATAAATGACTATTCCGCTATCATCTTTTTTAATAACTTCGCAAATAACTATTCTTTTCCATTTCTTAGTAGTTTCTAAATCAACTACAAAATGTCCAGGTTGTAGCATTTTCATTTCTTCTATTTTCATTTTTTCTCCTTTTTTCCTATTTATTTTAGTTCTTAGTTCTCTCAAATACAAGATATGTTCTATCTTTAAACAGAAAAGATGTTTTTATTTCCCAGTCATTTTTATACATTTTTAAAATATTTGTCTTTCCTTCATAATCTCCTGAACATAAAATTTTTTCTTTTGCAAGTGCAAGAAGATTGTGCTTGTCTACTACACATATCGACACTTCTTTGGATCCTGGAAGTGAAGATGCTGAAACTGTATTAGCTACAATTGAAGCTAAAATAGTCATAGCGACAACGACCTTTTTCATAAGCAACTCCTTTTTTTTGTATTTTGGATATATTAGTATTGTAGTATTTATTTAGTTAAATTTCAATAGTTTTGAAATGTTTTTGGAATTATTTTTGATTTTTTTCGAATTGATTTGTAAATATATTCCAAATGCTTCTAAATATGATATTATGTACAATTATATTTTATTTGGATTTTATATTTATTTCTTTTTAATTGTTAATTAAATTGAAGTTAATTGTATATTAATTATTTTTGAATTGTTGTTTCAATATTATTTAATTGTAATTGTAGCTATGAGGGGGAGAGAGCTTTAAGTCTTTTTGCTCTCCAAAAGGGTTAGTATTTTATCCCAGTATTCAATATCGACATTCTTAATGTTCGCTCGATCTTCAATCATTCCATATGCAAATGCAGATATAACATTAAGGTTTGGGTGACGCTCTTGAAGCTCTTTAATCTTATCGTGTTTTTTAGCTCTAAAAACTCTTTTATGCATAATTAATCTGTTCTTTTTTAATGCTTTTTCCACTGCATATTCGATTCGTTTTTCATCTCTTTCATTAGTAGGCTTTAGCTTATCTTTTAAATGTTTTAGTAGTATGTTTTTACTTATTTTATACCCGTCTTTTAAGTGCAAAAAGAATGCTTTTTTTAGCCAATTATTTACCAGTTTTTCTATTTGTGTAACATTATGATTTTCGAGTTGCTTTTGTGCTTTATCAAGTTCTTTGATCGCTGAAACCATAGGCTCTTTTCTCTGAATTATATCTGCAAGAAACCCTCCTACATATTTTGCAAAGAGTATTTTGTCCTCTTTTGTTTTGAGGTAGGGAGTTTGAAAATCTTCTTTGTCTATCTCTTTTTTAAGAGCTGGTAGGCTCAATATATCATATTCTATGTCAAGCAATGATGCCATAAATATCTCCTTATATTTTCATAAATAGTTCCCTTAAAATTGTAGCATATTTCCCTTAATCTGCTTATATATATATGTATCCCTTAATTTTAGGTATTGTTTCCCTTATTTTTTTATAGACTTTTAAATGAAGATATTAGTGTTTTTTGTTTCCCTTAATTGGGCAATATATATTAGAGTTCCCTTGAATTTTTTTTGGTTTATTATTGCATATTCGCTTTGTTTCCCTTAATTGGGCAATATACATACGACAGTAATGTAGTCATTTCCTTGGATTTTAAAAACTGATCAAAGGACAAGAAAATAAAATTGAATAAAATTAGTGCAATATTAAAAAACAAAACTTGATATCAAAGTAATAAACTATAATAGATTTATTGCTTTTTAGACGATTTTGTGCTAAAATTAAGGTATAGAAAAATCGTGTAATATTTTTAAAGGATTTTATATGGCAAAAAAACTAATAGATGAAATACTTAATAATGATATTAAAAAAAACAAGGAAAAAAATTACAAGACTTTAACAATTTCTTTAACTAAAGAACAATACGAAGCACTTGATACATTGTCAAAATTATCAAAAATTCCAAAAAGTAAAATAATAGTAATGGCATTGGAGAAAGAGGGCGTTTTTGATATTAATAAAATAAACAAACATAATAAAGGGGGAGGAAATGAGAACAATACTTAATTGGTTTGCAGGTTATATTATTAAAGTAATCCTTATGTATTTAATGCTTGCTGTGTTTGGTGCAATTGCTTTTGTCGCATTTATTTTTATTGATGACTATAAAACAGCAGTTGAATGGATAACAAACATTTCAACAAACGGACTGGGAAAAGTTGTTCTGTCTATGCCAATTTGGTTTCCATTTATAAGTTCTATAAGCTCAATAAACGAAAAAAGTAGTGAAAATGAAAAAATTGCAAGAAGTAGAATGAAAAAAGAGTCTAAAAAAATTGATATGTCATTAATGACTAATGACAGTTCGTTTATGTAAGAGAGCAATATAGGGGAATTTATGAAAAAAATAATTCTTATATTATTATTTGCTACTGGTTCATTTGCTGCCGGATATAACGGTGTTATATATACTTGGGGTTATGCAGATGTTATAAACGAAGTTATGCTCGCAATTAAAGGTATAGTAACAGGGATTGATAATTTAGCCAAAGCTGCAATGGCTTTGGCTTTTTTTATTTTTGCAATTAAAAAAGCTACCGACAATAGAGTTAATCCCGTCTATGAATTTGGCAAGTTGCTATTTTTATTTGCGGGAGTTTCATATTTTTTCTTGCAGGCACCAGACGATGATAAACACAGATTTGTAATAGAGGATAAAGTAACAGGCGAAGTTTATACCGTAAGTCAAATCCCCCTTGGTATCGGATTAACGTATTCACTTTTATCTACGCTTGAAGATGGCATAGCAAATGCTATGGAAATTCATTTTTCAACACCTTTATCTATCAATTATAGGAATGCAGGCTTTGGCTACCCATTAACCACACAACTCAATACAAATAGTATTGATTTTCCTGATGCATATTTTAAAAGAACATATTTTGATTATATAAGTAATTGTGTTTTGTATGATATAGAAAGCGGAGCTTTGAATGTAAATGATATAGTAACAGCAAATAATATACTTAATGCAATAACTTCAAATAGCTCAAGGCTTACAAACAAATATACCCCGGCCAACCCAAATGGAGAAACAATCCAATGTAGTGAAGCATCAAATTACATAAAAGATCAGGTAGATAGTCAAATGGACTCTCTAATAAATCTTGCAGCTGCTATTAACGGTGAAACAACTACTTTGTATCAAGATAGAGCATCTTATATTTCGGAGCTATATTTTGGAGCAAATCAAAATGCAAGAGAATATTTACAGCAAAATGTTTTAATCAAATTAACTAATCAGGGGTTTGTTAATTCGGCAAAAGCATCAGGTTTGGACCCTAATGCCCTTGCCTGGGGAACCACAATGGCCGAATTACAAACGAAAAGTCAATTTACTATGGCAGGGCTGCTTGCAAAAGACTATTTGCCAAAAATGAAAGCCGTATTGGTATCGGTGATCATAGGATTGTCTTGGCTTATAGCAATTCTTGCTATTGCATTCGGAGAACTTACTCACATTAAAATGTTTTTTACTCTAATGTTATGGCTTGTTTTATGGACTCCTATTTTGGTAATTTTAAATTTTATAGGCGATATTTATATTTCAAATATTTTTACGGAAACAGCCAATCAAACAGGACAATATTTCACTATGCAAATGAAGCCAATGATTGACTCTAAAACAAGCAATGTTGTAGCATGGCTTGGCTATCTATCTTGGCTTACCCCACTTTTAGCGTATTCTTTGGCTAAAGCATCTGAACATGGTTTTGTACAGCTTGCAAGCTCATTAGGAGCGTCTATACAAGGTGGAACAAATACAGGTGGTAGAAATCTTGCTGAAAAGATGACTACCGCTACTCAACCGGCTATAAGAGTAGGCAACGATGTATATGGTGATCTTGGCGGACACATTTCACAAAACACCCAAGGTGCTAACCATGGAATGTACGGAGATCATACATATAGCATTACAAAACATACCGATAAAAATACCGGCATAACTACAAGCAATATCGAGATGGATCATGGCTTGACAAAAATGCAAGTAGCGAGCAATAAAATTGTTGGTTTCGATTCCCCTGGCAGTATGGCATATGCTCAGAATATTTCAAATACCGCCTCTAATGAATATTCAAAAGCACAAACTAATCTAAAAAATGCTCAAACTGAATTATCTAATAGCATATCAAATAGCATTGATACTATAAACTCAAATGAAAGTGCTTTTCAAGACATGATAAGCAAAGGTGTTGCGCAAAGTGATATTAAAAATATATCAAAAGCTGAAAGTGAAGCATTTAATAAAACTTTTGAACATTCCGAAGGTTTTGGAGAAAGTTTTCAGAATATGAAGAAGATAGCAGCTAACGGAAGTGGATTTATTACGGCAAAAGTAGTATCCGGGGGTGTTGAATACACAGCTTTTGATGCTAATGGCAAAAAGTATTCCTGGACAGACACATCCAAAGAAGCCGAACAACATTTGGCAGAATTTAAAGAAACATTGCAACATCAATTTACCGAAAATGAAGAATATAGAAAATCTCTTGCTAATGTAACAAAACATATAGATTCCGAAAAAGCCAGCCAACTTGAAACAGCATCTAAAAAATATACTGAAAGTCTAACAGAAGCTGAATCAGCAGCTCAAAAACTTTCCTTTGCTCAAAATACTCAAAAGATGCTTACCAGCGATGCCGGTGCTGCATTTTTGAATAACTGGATAAAAGGAGATCCTAATTTAAGAAAAATGCCTATCGAAAAGGCAGCAATTGAAGCCGCCGGACGCTGGGAAGATTTATTGGCCAAAGGTGATTTTGAGAAATTAAATGAACTGTATAAAAAATATGGAGCCGGAAACATTGATACTTTATCAGAAAATGTAGATGTTAGCGGTATAGAAAAAATGAAATCGGCTATGCATACCCCTAAAAATATTTCAGTTGTTGATACTTCAAAGCTTTATGATGATGATCAAAAACTTGGAGAGCAAAAAGACAAGATGCTTCAAAACTATAATAACACCAAAAACACTCTCCAGTCTGATAATTCTGAAATAGGTGAGAAGGTACAAAAGAGTGTAAATAATGGAAAAGCTTGGGGAGAACAAGGGTTGTTTAATCGTTTTTGGGAAGACAATAAAGATGAGATAGTAACCGGTGCAGTTGCACTTGGACTTGGGTTAGGAGCTACGTCAAAAGCTGCTAAGGATATTGCAGGTAAAGTTTTGGATAAATTCAAAAATGCAAAAAATATTGACGAACTCGAAGAAATTATGCAAAAAACAGATCAGCTTGAAGATGCAATTAAGAAAAACTCACCTGAAACAAAAAAACTGATGGAAGAACTTGGATTAAGAGATGCATTTGAAAAAGGTGGAGGAGTATTTAATAAAGATGGTTCGATAGATCAAGTTCGTACAAAACTTAATGAAGAACTGAGAGATTTTGCA
This window harbors:
- a CDS encoding conjugal transfer protein TraG N-terminal domain-containing protein; translated protein: MKKIILILLFATGSFAAGYNGVIYTWGYADVINEVMLAIKGIVTGIDNLAKAAMALAFFIFAIKKATDNRVNPVYEFGKLLFLFAGVSYFFLQAPDDDKHRFVIEDKVTGEVYTVSQIPLGIGLTYSLLSTLEDGIANAMEIHFSTPLSINYRNAGFGYPLTTQLNTNSIDFPDAYFKRTYFDYISNCVLYDIESGALNVNDIVTANNILNAITSNSSRLTNKYTPANPNGETIQCSEASNYIKDQVDSQMDSLINLAAAINGETTTLYQDRASYISELYFGANQNAREYLQQNVLIKLTNQGFVNSAKASGLDPNALAWGTTMAELQTKSQFTMAGLLAKDYLPKMKAVLVSVIIGLSWLIAILAIAFGELTHIKMFFTLMLWLVLWTPILVILNFIGDIYISNIFTETANQTGQYFTMQMKPMIDSKTSNVVAWLGYLSWLTPLLAYSLAKASEHGFVQLASSLGASIQGGTNTGGRNLAEKMTTATQPAIRVGNDVYGDLGGHISQNTQGANHGMYGDHTYSITKHTDKNTGITTSNIEMDHGLTKMQVASNKIVGFDSPGSMAYAQNISNTASNEYSKAQTNLKNAQTELSNSISNSIDTINSNESAFQDMISKGVAQSDIKNISKAESEAFNKTFEHSEGFGESFQNMKKIAANGSGFITAKVVSGGVEYTAFDANGKKYSWTDTSKEAEQHLAEFKETLQHQFTENEEYRKSLANVTKHIDSEKASQLETASKKYTESLTEAESAAQKLSFAQNTQKMLTSDAGAAFLNNWIKGDPNLRKMPIEKAAIEAAGRWEDLLAKGDFEKLNELYKKYGAGNIDTLSENVDVSGIEKMKSAMHTPKNISVVDTSKLYDDDQKLGEQKDKMLQNYNNTKNTLQSDNSEIGEKVQKSVNNGKAWGEQGLFNRFWEDNKDEIVTGAVALGLGLGATSKAAKDIAGKVLDKFKNAKNIDELEEIMQKTDQLEDAIKKNSPETKKLMEELGLRDAFEKGGGVFNKDGSIDQVRTKLNEELRDFAKLTAKTEDIADNIKPNSYKTEESFFDNVKKGVNELLDDAWKAVKDPKVIMSGAAEIAKAGAVGVVLEEAFFMETAASGQFIPSQEMEKGYVPVNKFTFVDSAGYPTKEAQAYEDFVKNNNIDLSKQQVYAHYKDGGMFGNDTVEFRVGEKVQKSVNNGKAWGEQGLFNRFWEDNKDEIVTGAVALGLGLGATSKAAKDIAGKVLDKFKNAKNIDELEEIMQKTDQLEDAIKKNSPETKKLMEELGLRDAFEKGGGVFNKDGSIDQVRTKLNEELRDFAKLTAKTEDIADNIKPNSYKTEESFFDNVKKGVNELLDDAWKAVKDPKVIMSGAAEIAKAGAVGVVLEEAFFMETAASGQFIPSQEMEKGYVPVNKFTFVDSAGYPTKEAQAYEDFVKNNNIDLSKQQVYAHYKDGGMFGNDTVEFRVGEKVQENGFSLIDKNDILGKQISDLKIQIKQLQNNPSNAIPVSKEKDEVL
- a CDS encoding ribbon-helix-helix domain-containing protein; the encoded protein is MAKKLIDEILNNDIKKNKEKNYKTLTISLTKEQYEALDTLSKLSKIPKSKIIVMALEKEGVFDINKINKHNKGGGNENNT